In Schaalia sp. JY-X169, the following are encoded in one genomic region:
- a CDS encoding DNA recombination protein RmuC encodes MSVWVSGLLIVSVLLTLIMALVAVWLLIRNGTGKDADLVRQLAGLRQQLQIVEATSGSRSVELQQVLESRLAGIATRNSEDAALRARNESVMREELQRTLGERLSQMDMRLAELARAQNAGLLQMRADNATEMEKMRASNEAALEKMRVTVDEKLQGTLEKRLGESFQLVSDRLEQVQRGLGEMQSLATDVGGLKRVLSNVKTRGAWGEVQLSRQLEDILTIGQYEENVEIRPGSRERVEFAVKLPGRTDDATVYLPIDSKFPQESYERLLEAQEGGDLAEIAAATRELEKALRIQAGLISEKYIAAPHSTDFAIMYLPTEGLFAEALRMPGFAADLQSKKRVIITGPTTLMSLLNSLQMGFKTLAIERRSSEVWQVLSAAKAEFVKYGQVWEKLGKQLKTAQTTVEEAGRRTRAVERRLRTVEEWDGQVVGSEAVIEIPSLS; translated from the coding sequence ATGAGTGTTTGGGTAAGTGGGCTCCTGATCGTGTCGGTGTTACTAACACTGATAATGGCGCTGGTGGCAGTTTGGCTCCTGATACGCAACGGGACCGGTAAGGACGCCGACTTGGTCAGGCAGTTAGCGGGACTGCGTCAGCAACTGCAGATTGTTGAAGCAACATCCGGGTCCAGGTCGGTTGAACTGCAGCAGGTCTTAGAATCACGACTGGCTGGCATCGCGACACGCAACAGTGAGGACGCGGCTCTGCGGGCACGCAATGAGTCTGTGATGCGTGAAGAGCTACAGCGCACCCTTGGTGAGCGCCTCTCCCAAATGGACATGCGGCTTGCTGAACTGGCACGGGCGCAGAACGCAGGGCTCTTGCAGATGAGGGCAGACAACGCCACTGAAATGGAGAAAATGCGCGCCAGCAATGAGGCTGCACTGGAGAAAATGCGCGTGACGGTCGATGAGAAACTGCAGGGAACGCTTGAGAAGCGCTTGGGAGAATCGTTCCAACTGGTGTCGGATAGGTTAGAACAGGTGCAGCGGGGGCTTGGAGAAATGCAGAGCCTCGCAACAGATGTCGGTGGGCTGAAGCGTGTTCTCTCCAACGTGAAGACCAGGGGCGCATGGGGGGAAGTGCAGTTGTCACGTCAGCTAGAGGACATTCTCACTATCGGTCAGTACGAAGAGAACGTGGAAATCCGCCCGGGGTCCCGTGAGCGTGTTGAGTTCGCCGTGAAGCTTCCAGGACGCACCGATGACGCAACTGTCTACCTCCCCATTGACTCCAAGTTTCCACAAGAGTCCTATGAGCGTCTTCTCGAAGCACAAGAGGGCGGGGATCTGGCAGAGATTGCAGCTGCCACCAGGGAACTTGAGAAAGCACTGCGCATCCAAGCGGGACTCATCAGTGAGAAGTACATTGCAGCGCCCCACTCCACCGACTTCGCCATCATGTATCTCCCTACAGAAGGGCTGTTTGCCGAAGCACTGCGGATGCCGGGCTTCGCCGCGGACCTCCAATCCAAGAAGCGCGTCATCATCACCGGGCCCACGACCCTGATGTCCCTGCTCAACAGTTTGCAAATGGGCTTCAAGACGCTCGCGATTGAAAGGCGTTCGTCCGAAGTGTGGCAGGTGCTGTCTGCAGCGAAAGCCGAGTTTGTGAAGTATGGCCAAGTTTGGGAGAAGCTGGGGAAGCAACTGAAGACTGCTCAGACCACAGTTGAAGAAGCGGGACGACGCACGCGAGCCGTCGAACGCCGCTTGCGAACAGTTGAAGAGTGGGATGGCCAGGTAGTGGGCAGCGAAGCGGTTATTGAGATCCCATCATTATCCTAA
- a CDS encoding TrpB-like pyridoxal phosphate-dependent enzyme has product MTSTSTNAYPQVPTAWYNIAADLPEPIPPHLNPGTGEPITVDELQALFPRALSEQELSTERYIPIPEPVREVYASYRRTPLLRARRLEKALGTNSHIYLKFEGASPVGSHKPNSAIAQAYFNSEEGITKLTTETGAGQWGSSLALAGAMFGIDVEVWQVKASYDSKPYRRYLMELYGGKVHSSPSDLTEAGRAILQQQPDTSGSLGMAVSEAVEVAMKDPQARYALGSVLNHVVLHQTVIGQEAIAQLEEYGEGAPDVVIGCAGGGSNLAGLAFPFLKDVISGDADTKVIAAEPAACPSLTEGEYRYDFGDFTGMTPLLKMYTLGKDFVPDPIHAGGLRYHGMAPALSHTVNLGYVSPVAIQQDDAFNAGILLARTEGIVPAPESTHALAAAIDHVLENDDEEVIVIGLSGHGQLDLPSYQSFLPTYKNPAEA; this is encoded by the coding sequence ATGACATCAACGTCCACCAATGCTTACCCCCAGGTGCCTACTGCGTGGTACAACATTGCTGCTGACCTTCCGGAACCGATCCCGCCGCACCTGAACCCGGGAACTGGTGAACCGATCACTGTTGATGAGCTGCAGGCATTGTTTCCCCGGGCACTCTCGGAACAAGAACTGTCGACGGAGCGCTATATTCCCATTCCGGAACCCGTCCGCGAAGTTTACGCGTCCTATCGCCGCACGCCCCTTCTGAGGGCACGCCGCCTCGAGAAGGCTCTGGGCACGAACTCCCACATCTACTTGAAGTTTGAAGGTGCCAGCCCTGTTGGCAGCCACAAACCAAACTCCGCAATCGCGCAGGCATACTTCAACTCTGAGGAAGGCATCACCAAGCTAACAACCGAAACCGGGGCAGGACAGTGGGGCAGTTCGCTGGCGCTCGCAGGAGCCATGTTCGGCATTGATGTTGAAGTTTGGCAGGTGAAGGCCAGTTACGACTCGAAACCCTACCGTCGCTACCTGATGGAGCTGTACGGAGGCAAGGTTCATTCCAGCCCGTCAGACCTCACTGAGGCGGGGCGGGCAATTCTGCAGCAGCAGCCCGACACGTCAGGCAGCCTCGGCATGGCAGTTAGTGAAGCAGTTGAAGTAGCCATGAAGGACCCCCAAGCTCGTTATGCGTTGGGATCCGTGCTGAACCACGTCGTGCTTCACCAAACCGTCATTGGCCAAGAGGCGATAGCACAGTTGGAAGAGTACGGCGAAGGAGCCCCCGACGTAGTCATCGGGTGTGCAGGGGGCGGCTCAAACCTGGCGGGCCTGGCTTTCCCCTTCCTCAAAGATGTCATCAGTGGCGATGCGGACACTAAGGTGATTGCTGCTGAACCTGCTGCTTGCCCCTCTCTAACAGAGGGCGAATACCGTTACGACTTCGGGGATTTCACCGGCATGACCCCGCTGCTGAAGATGTACACCCTCGGCAAAGATTTCGTCCCGGACCCAATCCACGCGGGTGGGCTTCGCTACCACGGGATGGCCCCAGCCCTCAGCCACACGGTGAATCTGGGTTACGTCTCCCCCGTTGCAATCCAGCAGGATGACGCCTTCAACGCTGGCATCCTTTTGGCCCGAACCGAAGGAATTGTGCCGGCCCCCGAATCCACCCATGCGCTTGCCGCCGCGATCGATCACGTCCTCGAAAACGATGATGAGGAAGTGATTGTCATTGGCCTATCTGGACACGGACAACTGGACCTGCCTTCCTACCAGTCGTTCCTTCCCACCTACAAGAACCCTGCGGAGGCCTAG
- a CDS encoding zinc-binding dehydrogenase has translation MERILELPVGELYTRDVSVRGFAISNASVDDLAAAAHAMNHLMREGRLRGRGAATYRLSEVRQAYEDLASGLLRGRIVIIA, from the coding sequence ATGGAACGCATTCTTGAGCTTCCCGTAGGTGAGCTCTACACGCGCGATGTTAGCGTTCGTGGCTTCGCGATAAGCAATGCATCGGTTGATGACTTGGCCGCGGCAGCGCATGCCATGAACCACCTGATGCGCGAAGGCCGCCTGCGAGGGAGAGGGGCCGCGACGTATCGCCTCTCTGAGGTTCGGCAGGCATACGAAGATCTTGCTTCGGGACTCTTGCGAGGGCGGATCGTTATTATCGCGTAG
- a CDS encoding alcohol dehydrogenase catalytic domain-containing protein: MIHDYGGPERITTEEVPLPVLGRCDVLVRLVASEANHIDRYILSGQYQTTLQFPFIVGRDAVGVVADVGSGITKFAVVESC; this comes from the coding sequence GTGATTCACGACTACGGCGGACCTGAAAGAATCACGACAGAAGAAGTGCCACTGCCTGTCCTTGGCAGATGTGACGTCTTGGTGCGCCTCGTTGCTAGCGAAGCAAACCACATCGATCGCTACATCCTTTCGGGACAGTACCAAACGACCTTGCAGTTTCCTTTCATCGTGGGTCGCGATGCCGTGGGCGTGGTTGCCGACGTTGGCTCTGGCATCACCAAGTTCGCGGTGGTCGAATCCTGCTAA
- a CDS encoding AAA family ATPase, whose product MTAEFMRALDLLHAGENVFVTGKAGTGKSTLVREFLASTDRKTLTVAPTGIAALNVEGYTIHRLFSFRPGADAAYARSSRYRPGRFMKALSSLDTLIVDEASMLRADLFDAMAVALERFGPSPGEPFGGVQLVLVGDLYQLPPVVRDEERAFFEETYGTPFFFSAKNFNQGAFPTVELSTVFRQLGDYQLVSLLNGVRDGALLNEARAQLNQRTNPNFEPPLDEFWLTLATTNRIAAARNKAMLARLPAQTHEFVATTSGDRDAFEFPAEEVLEVAVGAQVMLLNNDSGDRWVNGTLGRIEQVTPGESVMVRTREGDLVEVEPHEWQITRPTVEDGRIRHEMIGSFTQLPMKLAWAITIHKSQGQTLDRVVVDLTGGTFANGQLYVALSRCTSLEGLVLKRDVLPRDLKTDTRVRRYLESTSRPQSARGEVYLSALMVGNEGDRYRPRPVEIAVVTDDGREASTLVNPTCDLYSARSDFGITVGDIQFAPTLPEAWHGIAPLMQDRIPVGVDIDNLLGRLDTELKRGGLVVEMPIGRELPTSELPVDLRRALSSGSALDRARTLRDGAVTLKDGAESAPWAAPFGAAMDEPGVLLARPPAHADPGVAERMTLVGAKRGTVAAEELLKSIWSRVLAPDRSAFETITALNERFGVHAEGQTAREDGAPTPSSVLAPGLRVCFTGTVVLGDGAIIFREEMEKLALDHGLLLSAHMTKTKTDVLVVAESGTQSGKAKKAAQFGKPIILAEEFLNWCDNN is encoded by the coding sequence ATGACCGCAGAATTCATGCGTGCCCTAGATCTCCTCCACGCTGGGGAGAACGTGTTTGTTACTGGCAAAGCAGGCACCGGGAAGTCAACGCTGGTACGGGAGTTCCTCGCGAGCACGGATCGGAAAACCCTCACGGTGGCACCGACGGGGATCGCGGCTCTGAATGTTGAGGGTTACACGATCCACCGACTCTTCTCATTCCGCCCAGGAGCGGACGCCGCGTACGCGCGGAGTTCCCGCTACCGCCCCGGCCGATTTATGAAGGCGCTATCCAGCTTGGACACGCTGATTGTTGATGAGGCTTCAATGTTGCGTGCCGACCTTTTCGACGCCATGGCTGTGGCGTTAGAACGTTTTGGTCCTAGCCCGGGTGAGCCTTTCGGTGGCGTGCAGCTTGTGCTGGTGGGAGATCTCTATCAGCTACCGCCAGTAGTACGGGACGAAGAACGTGCCTTCTTCGAAGAGACTTATGGCACTCCGTTTTTCTTCTCGGCGAAGAACTTCAACCAGGGTGCCTTCCCAACCGTTGAGCTTTCCACCGTCTTCCGCCAGCTTGGCGACTACCAGCTGGTGTCCCTCCTCAACGGGGTCCGTGATGGTGCTCTGCTCAATGAGGCGCGCGCTCAGCTCAACCAGCGCACAAATCCTAACTTTGAGCCGCCCCTCGACGAGTTCTGGCTGACATTAGCAACCACGAACCGCATTGCCGCAGCCCGCAATAAGGCGATGCTGGCAAGGCTCCCGGCCCAGACCCACGAGTTTGTTGCTACTACTTCCGGAGACAGGGATGCCTTTGAGTTCCCAGCTGAGGAAGTTTTGGAGGTTGCTGTCGGGGCGCAGGTGATGCTCCTCAACAATGACTCCGGTGACCGCTGGGTGAACGGAACCCTTGGTCGAATCGAGCAGGTGACACCCGGCGAGTCCGTTATGGTCCGTACCCGCGAGGGCGATCTTGTCGAGGTCGAACCGCACGAATGGCAGATCACCAGGCCCACGGTCGAGGACGGACGCATCCGACACGAGATGATTGGCTCTTTCACACAACTGCCGATGAAGCTGGCATGGGCAATCACCATCCACAAGAGCCAGGGCCAGACACTAGACCGGGTGGTCGTAGACCTAACCGGGGGAACATTCGCGAATGGGCAGCTCTATGTGGCTTTGAGTCGTTGCACCAGCCTAGAGGGACTGGTACTCAAACGAGATGTTCTGCCGCGAGACCTGAAGACCGACACGCGGGTGCGGCGTTATCTTGAGTCAACTTCCCGCCCCCAGTCAGCGCGCGGCGAAGTCTATCTCAGTGCCCTGATGGTTGGAAACGAGGGTGATCGTTACCGTCCACGCCCTGTTGAAATCGCGGTTGTAACCGATGATGGGCGCGAAGCAAGCACTCTCGTAAACCCGACTTGCGACCTCTACTCGGCGCGTAGCGACTTCGGCATTACGGTTGGCGACATCCAGTTTGCTCCCACTCTTCCCGAAGCGTGGCATGGAATTGCCCCGCTGATGCAAGACCGGATCCCCGTTGGGGTCGACATTGATAACTTGCTAGGACGCCTCGACACGGAGCTGAAGCGCGGTGGGTTGGTGGTGGAAATGCCGATTGGGCGCGAACTTCCCACTTCAGAACTACCAGTTGACCTGCGGCGAGCACTCAGCTCTGGAAGTGCCCTAGACCGCGCTCGTACCCTTCGAGACGGCGCGGTGACACTGAAGGATGGTGCCGAATCAGCCCCTTGGGCTGCCCCTTTCGGAGCGGCCATGGATGAGCCCGGTGTGCTGCTGGCTCGGCCTCCCGCGCATGCGGACCCAGGGGTAGCGGAGCGCATGACGCTTGTTGGAGCAAAGCGCGGCACGGTCGCTGCCGAGGAACTACTCAAGTCAATCTGGTCGCGTGTGCTCGCGCCAGACCGCAGCGCATTTGAGACGATCACTGCGCTGAATGAAAGGTTTGGGGTTCACGCTGAAGGTCAGACTGCTAGAGAAGATGGGGCGCCGACCCCTTCGTCAGTGTTGGCTCCGGGTCTACGCGTCTGTTTCACGGGCACAGTCGTCCTCGGCGATGGTGCCATCATCTTTCGAGAAGAGATGGAAAAACTCGCCCTCGACCATGGCTTGCTACTGTCGGCCCACATGACGAAGACCAAGACAGATGTGCTTGTCGTCGCCGAGTCTGGCACTCAATCTGGCAAGGCGAAGAAGGCAGCGCAGTTTGGCAAGCCCATAATCCTGGCTGAAGAGTTTCTCAACTGGTGCGACAACAACTAA
- a CDS encoding NAD(P)-dependent oxidoreductase, with translation MTSYSRKAPEQPVAGVDYKTGSVLDEAVLVQAVADTDVVVSALSPRGDMEGQTSGVLAKVADLARNSGVRLGVIGGAGSLLVAPDGPKLAETDGFPDAFKPEAAEMGAVLEDLRASSGGLEWFYVSPAGGFGAWAPGEATGTYRIGGDVLLTDADGQSNISGADLAKAIVTEIEEPAHTGSRFTVAY, from the coding sequence GTGACTTCATATAGTCGGAAGGCGCCCGAGCAGCCAGTAGCTGGCGTGGACTACAAAACTGGCTCGGTCCTTGACGAGGCCGTTCTAGTTCAGGCAGTCGCTGACACCGACGTCGTTGTCTCCGCGTTGTCGCCTCGGGGGGACATGGAAGGTCAGACAAGCGGTGTGCTTGCGAAGGTTGCCGACCTCGCACGCAACAGCGGTGTAAGGCTTGGAGTGATCGGGGGCGCGGGTTCTCTGCTGGTCGCACCCGACGGTCCGAAACTGGCTGAAACTGATGGCTTCCCAGATGCGTTCAAGCCGGAAGCCGCCGAGATGGGAGCGGTCCTAGAAGACCTGCGTGCAAGCAGTGGTGGCCTGGAATGGTTCTACGTTAGCCCTGCGGGTGGGTTTGGGGCTTGGGCTCCCGGTGAAGCAACCGGCACCTACCGCATTGGCGGGGACGTCCTCCTAACGGATGCGGACGGTCAGTCCAACATTTCGGGCGCCGACCTCGCAAAGGCAATCGTCACCGAGATCGAAGAGCCCGCCCACACGGGGAGCCGCTTCACTGTCGCCTACTGA
- a CDS encoding helix-turn-helix domain-containing protein yields the protein MSEPIWDPYYKDCPSRKLLDRIGDRWTVLVVGTLESGPKRFSELHHGIDGISQKMLTQALRGLERDGLAKRTVYAEVPPRVVYELSPTGRSLIEPLTALTAWATTHMSDVKAAQSAYDKVNVTSV from the coding sequence ATGAGTGAGCCAATCTGGGATCCCTACTACAAGGACTGCCCGTCACGAAAACTACTTGATCGCATTGGCGACCGCTGGACGGTACTGGTAGTTGGAACTCTTGAGTCCGGCCCCAAACGCTTCTCGGAGCTGCACCACGGTATCGACGGCATCTCGCAGAAGATGCTGACGCAAGCACTGCGCGGTCTTGAACGTGATGGGCTTGCGAAACGAACCGTGTATGCGGAAGTGCCGCCACGCGTTGTCTACGAACTAAGCCCTACCGGGCGCAGCCTGATCGAACCGCTCACGGCGCTTACCGCCTGGGCAACCACCCACATGTCCGACGTCAAAGCAGCGCAATCGGCCTATGACAAGGTGAACGTAACCTCAGTATGA
- a CDS encoding ADP-ribosylglycohydrolase family protein, whose amino-acid sequence MVLAAESTERHLKERGLPSQLVAETVYAFDDEAANNSGFVIPSLGTAIWAVRSTDKFEDAVLTAVNLGDDADTVAAITGQMAGALYGARAIPEEWVADLHRRDDLVEMTAGLLGGKGIVLRTRSY is encoded by the coding sequence TTGGTTCTGGCTGCAGAGTCGACGGAACGCCACCTCAAAGAGCGTGGACTTCCTTCTCAACTTGTTGCTGAAACGGTCTACGCGTTTGATGACGAGGCCGCGAACAACTCAGGGTTCGTTATCCCGTCGTTGGGCACCGCAATTTGGGCGGTCCGGAGCACCGACAAGTTTGAGGACGCAGTGCTTACGGCCGTGAATCTGGGCGATGACGCGGATACGGTCGCTGCCATCACGGGACAGATGGCGGGCGCCCTTTATGGTGCTAGGGCAATCCCCGAGGAGTGGGTTGCGGACCTGCACCGCAGGGACGACCTCGTCGAAATGACAGCGGGACTCCTGGGTGGCAAAGGAATCGTGCTTCGCACAAGGTCATACTGA
- a CDS encoding exo-alpha-sialidase — translation MTCYRIPALVVTPAGTLLAAYDGRPNPDDLPGPIDLLLRRSHDNGDTWEPQEVLRTGVGLEGFGDPSFIVDHDTGTILAFHATGTLAGFFEAVEGWEPPDLVQHVGLSTSDDDGRTWTHRIITDQLKRPGISGIFAASGTGTQVRSGRYKGRLVQPMVLRDHDQITAAVAFSDDHGATWALSAPIGVGTDESAVAALADGRLLMHSRSVGHRLASYSEDGGATWSTPQPINGLPDPSDNGSLIVLGQTADEGDPRAALLASSNLDPSLRRNTALSMSHDGGETWPHQLVLQPGSSAYSCAAQLPNGRIGVLYEEDAYTHITFTSVALAEIEKSGPADPVQAGIACPEEPLLEVIREAINPAPPLNWDSASDARTSGSDGVDAEVWNATAARFGAAGRVFVGTRDAQRRLFGAPKPGLRAGDTLLFNARVRMPEDEGVNAVVLEHPGGATEPRDIPPGGQATYFRLPYTVTDEDVAANLVSVRFQVRALGLSRVLTFTPQNE, via the coding sequence TTGACCTGCTACCGCATCCCCGCCCTCGTCGTCACACCGGCCGGAACGCTGCTCGCAGCGTACGACGGTCGCCCCAATCCGGATGACCTACCGGGCCCTATTGACCTGCTCCTTCGCCGTAGCCACGACAACGGTGACACGTGGGAGCCCCAAGAGGTTCTCCGTACCGGCGTAGGTCTGGAGGGATTCGGCGATCCGTCGTTCATCGTCGACCACGACACCGGCACTATCCTGGCCTTCCATGCAACAGGCACCCTGGCCGGGTTCTTTGAGGCGGTCGAAGGATGGGAGCCTCCCGACCTCGTACAACACGTGGGGCTGTCCACCTCCGACGATGACGGGCGAACATGGACCCACAGGATCATCACCGATCAGCTCAAGAGACCCGGGATATCGGGAATCTTCGCAGCATCTGGCACCGGAACCCAGGTCCGTTCCGGTAGGTACAAAGGGCGCCTAGTTCAGCCGATGGTGCTGCGCGACCACGACCAGATCACCGCTGCGGTTGCTTTCAGCGATGACCACGGTGCGACCTGGGCTCTGAGCGCACCTATCGGTGTCGGGACCGACGAATCGGCCGTGGCTGCGCTTGCGGACGGACGACTCCTGATGCATTCGCGATCGGTCGGGCATCGCCTGGCCTCTTATTCCGAGGACGGAGGCGCCACCTGGTCGACCCCCCAGCCCATCAACGGATTGCCAGACCCCAGCGACAACGGCTCCCTCATCGTCCTCGGCCAAACCGCCGACGAGGGCGATCCCCGTGCCGCACTCCTGGCCTCGTCAAACTTGGATCCGAGCCTGCGCCGCAACACTGCGTTGAGCATGTCACACGATGGAGGTGAAACATGGCCCCACCAGCTGGTACTTCAACCTGGTAGTTCTGCATACTCATGCGCCGCCCAGCTTCCCAACGGCCGCATAGGAGTGCTCTATGAAGAGGACGCATACACGCACATCACCTTCACTTCCGTGGCGCTGGCGGAGATCGAAAAAAGTGGTCCCGCAGACCCGGTCCAAGCCGGAATTGCCTGCCCTGAAGAGCCACTGCTTGAAGTGATCCGCGAGGCAATCAACCCGGCGCCCCCGCTGAACTGGGATTCCGCAAGCGACGCTCGGACTTCTGGCAGTGACGGCGTAGACGCAGAGGTGTGGAACGCTACAGCGGCTCGATTTGGCGCGGCAGGTAGAGTCTTCGTCGGCACCCGCGACGCTCAGCGCCGCCTCTTTGGCGCACCGAAGCCGGGATTACGCGCGGGCGACACCCTACTGTTCAATGCTCGCGTGCGGATGCCCGAGGACGAAGGGGTGAACGCAGTCGTCCTCGAGCACCCCGGCGGGGCCACCGAACCCCGCGACATCCCACCTGGGGGGCAGGCAACCTACTTCCGTCTCCCTTACACTGTCACCGACGAGGACGTCGCGGCGAACCTAGTCTCAGTGCGATTCCAGGTGCGCGCGCTTGGACTATCGCGCGTCCTCACCTTCACTCCTCAGAACGAGTAA
- a CDS encoding rhodanese-like domain-containing protein, whose product MRRMIALALSAFVLVFGIAACSSGSGAASDSALQVSEETIILDVRTPEEYAAGHLEGATLLDFNGGEVAAAIPNLDPEAEYVVYCRSGNRSSQATAMMEQAGFTNVVNLGSLEQASSATGIPVVN is encoded by the coding sequence ATGCGCCGCATGATCGCACTCGCACTATCCGCCTTCGTCCTCGTCTTCGGCATCGCTGCTTGCAGCTCCGGGAGTGGCGCCGCAAGCGACTCGGCGCTGCAGGTGAGTGAAGAGACGATCATCTTGGATGTCCGCACTCCTGAGGAGTATGCAGCCGGACATCTGGAGGGTGCCACCCTGCTGGACTTCAACGGTGGGGAAGTCGCGGCAGCGATTCCGAACCTGGATCCCGAGGCGGAGTACGTGGTCTACTGCCGCTCAGGAAACCGGTCCAGTCAGGCCACCGCGATGATGGAGCAGGCCGGGTTTACCAATGTCGTCAACCTGGGTTCACTCGAGCAGGCGTCCTCGGCCACCGGGATCCCCGTAGTCAACTGA